A region from the Cervus elaphus chromosome 10, mCerEla1.1, whole genome shotgun sequence genome encodes:
- the AMZ1 gene encoding archaemetzincin-1 isoform X2, with amino-acid sequence MGRPGEARPVMLQCRPAEEFSFGPRALKDALLSTDPALRQLYTATFSPAERLFLAEAYNPQRTLFGTLLIRTAFDWLLSRPEAPEDFQTFHAALPPRKQSLARKHIYLQPIDLSEGPAGSALLDQLRSCTEAFFLGLQVRCLPSVAATSIHCSSRPSQDPDRLQLHTDGILSFLKSSKPGDALCVLGLTLSDLYPREAWTFTFGTFLPGHEVGVCSFARFSGEFLPRGPSTPDLPEVEVAAGGSEAPLQDGGQAVCFSALGMVQCCKVTCHELCHLLGLGNCRWLRCLMQGALRVDEALRRPLDLCPICLRKLQHLLGFRLVDRYKRLYAWIQAAAGTQPGPAAAGEPSVSEDTLPCSADSGLCCESDSEPGSSLSEPLSPDAWSQAFPAGLELEPEDGLGSLAATEGPGEVLAEHGRWLAACIQALERDVSEGELEQVDGAVDALAPWDLFTGQLPAPRQDLPCGRDGVGLRRVLGDTFSSLRRKLSARRPSRAESSPRRQKAEDD; translated from the exons ATGGGCCGCCCCGGCGAGGCCAGGCCCGTCATGCTGCAGTGCCGGCCGGCCGAGGAGTTCAGCTTCGGGCCCCGGGCCCTGAAGGACGCTCTGCTGTCCACCGACCCCGCCCTGCGGCAGCTCTACACAGCCACCTTCTCCCCGGCTGAGAGGCTCTTCCTGGCCGAGGCCTACAACCCCCAGAGGACGCTCTTTGGCACACTGCTCATCCGAACGGCCTTCGACTGGCTCCTCAGCCGCCCTGAGGCCCCCGAGGACTTCCAGACCTTCCATGCCGCCCTGCCGCCCCGGAAGCAGAGCCTCGCTCGGAAGCACATTTACCTGCAGCCCATAG ATCTGAGCGAGGGGCCGGCGGGCAGCGCACTTCTGGACCAGCTGCGGAGCTGCACGGAGGCCTTCTTCCTGGGCCTGCAGGTCAGATGCCTGCCCTCGGTGGCAGCCACCTCCATCCACTGCTCATCCCGCCCCAGTCAGGACCCCGACAGGCTCCAGCTCCACACCG ACGGCATCCTGTCCTTCCTGAAGAGCAGCAAGCCGGGGGACGCGCTGTGTGTGCTGGGCCTCACGCTGTCCGACCTGTACCCCCGCGAGGCCTGGACATTCACCTTCGGCACGTTCCTTCCGGGGCACG AAGTGGGCGTCTGCAGCTTTGCCCGGTTCTCAGGGGAGTTCCTGCCGCGGGGGCCCAGCACGCCTGACCTGCCGGAGGTGGAGGTGGCCGCAGGTGGCTCCGAGGCGCCCCTGCAGGATGGGGGCCAGGCCGTGTGCTTCAGCGCCCTGGGGATGGTCCAGTGCTGCAAG GTCACGTGCCACGAGCTCTGTCACCTCCTGGGCCTGGGGAACTGCCGCTGGCTCCGCTGCCTCATGCAGGGCGCGCTGCGCGTGGACGAGGCCCTGCGCCGGCCCCTGGACCTCTGCCCCATCTGCCTGCGCAAGCTGCAGCACCTGCTAGGCTTCAGGCTGGTGGACAGGTACAAG AGACTCTATGCCTGGATACAAGCAGCGGCAGGGACACAGCCGGGCCCAGCGGCGGCGGGGGAGCCGTCCGTGTCGGAGGACACCCTGCCCTGCAGCGCAGACTCGGGGCTGTGTTGTGAGAGCGACTCGGAGCCGGGCAGCAGCCTGTCGGAGCCCCTGTCGCCTGACGCCTGGAGCCAAGCCTTCCCCGCGGGCCTCGAGCTGGAGCCCGAGGACGGGCTGGGCTCCCTGGCAGCCACAGAGGGTCCAGGGGAGGTCCTGGCAGAGCACGGCCGCTGGCTGGCGGCCTGCATCCAGGCCCTGGAGAGGGACGTGAGCGAGGGGGAGCTGGAGCAGGTGGACGGCGCTGTGGATGCGCTGGCCCCCTGGGACCTGTTCACGGGGCAGCTCCCGGCCCCCCGGCAGGACCTGCCCTGTGGCCGCGATGGCGTGGGGCTGCGCAGGGTCCTGGGGGACACGTTCTCCTCCCTCCGGAGGAAGCTGAGTGCTCGCAGGCCGTCCAGGGCCGAGTCGTCTCCCCGGCGCCAGAAGGCGGAGGACGACTAG
- the LOC122701942 gene encoding uncharacterized protein LOC122701942, with the protein MPPSANGSDRATPRDHLTPKDRRSPLYSACASETSLSIRNPNQTSLDLQSGYYWFFFPVYINLLRKKKSWIAAKMDFWKTNHQQGCDKNVIRQQLGLHAHFLEWLVPTSSSLRFSCSVMAGRPLKIQLQLSPPRPICQPTKCRDVRATGAVQLPAVWPLPEPAPLTASPSCEELGLPSPHHPNDKGKAAEKPRKSRPAKKLIWAPQSCALNRASTPGRSPRACVVLANTAHGCLACRPSQTGRWLDRHKPLTQLDLKAGKRPSVPVRISTYDLMQNSSITPFSRRRNRSSEINLLEIRAAAQPPGRAVSCTRQCCN; encoded by the coding sequence ATGCCCCCCTCAGCTAATGGAAGTGACCGTGCGACTCCCCGGGATCATCTAACTCCTAAGGACAGACGATCCCCACTCTACAGCGCGTGTGCTTCCGAGACAAGCCTGTCGATCCGAAACCCAAATCAAACTTCACTTGATTTACAATCTGGATACTATTGGTTCTTCTTTCCTGTTTACATAAAtttgcttagaaaaaaaaaatcatggataGCTGCCAAAATGGACTTCTGGAAAACAAACCACCAGCAGGGTTGTGATAAAAATGTGATCAGACAGCAGCTAGGACTGCATGCACACTTTCTGGAGTGGTTGGTACCGACCAGCTCTTCACttcggttcagttgctcggtcatggcCGGACGACCACTTAAAATTCAGCTCCAACTGAGTCCACCTCGTCCCATCTGTCAGCCGACAAAGTGCCGGGACGTGAGAGCAACAGGGGCCGTCCAGCTGCCAGCAGTGTGGCCACTCCCGGAGCCCGCGCCACTGACCGCCTCACCCTCCTGCGAGGAGCTGGGCCTGCCCTCACCCCACCACCCTAACGACAAAGGGAAAGCAGCGGAGAAACCCAGGAAATCCAGACCTGCCAAAAAATTGATTTGGGCACCACAGAGCTGTGCTCTGAACAGAGCATCCACTCCTGGGAGGAGCCCCAGGGCCTGCGTGGTGCTGGCTAACACGGCTCACGGGTGTTTGGCGTGTCGGCCGTCGCAGACAGGCAGGTGGCTGGATCGGCACAAACCGCTCACCCAGCTGGACCTCAAGGCTGGTAAGAGGCCCTCGGTGCCTGTGCGTATCAGCACCTATGATCTGATGCAAAACAGCAGCATTACCCCATTCTCCAGGCGAAGAAACCGAAGCTCTGAGATTAACTTGCTCGAAATCAGAGCAGCCGCTCAGCCCCCAGGCCGGGCTGTCTCCTGCACGAGGCAGTGCTGTAACTGA